In Ornithinibacter aureus, the genomic stretch GCCGATGATGATGCCGCGCGGGTTGAGCCAGTTGCACAGGTCCGCCAGGACGCGACCGACCGTGCGCCCGGACTCCTCGACGAAGCGCGCGACGGCTGGGTGCTCGGCAGCATCGCGCAGGGGGAAGGCGTCATCGTGCGGCGTCAGGCCGGCATCCGCCATGAGGCTGTGGACGAAGGTCGATGACGCGACCGTCTCGAGGCAGCCGCGGTTGCCGCACCGGCACCAGTCGCCCTGGTCGGAGACCTGGGTGTGCCCGACCTCCCCGGCGAGTCCGTCGACACCCGGGTAGGGCAGGCCCTGGAGGATCAGGCTCGCACCGACGCCGTCGCCCAGCTTGACGTAGACGAGGTCGCGGATGCCGCGAGCCGCCCCGTAGCGCAGCTCACCCTGCGCTCCCATGTCGGCGTCGTTGGCGACGACGACGCGCCACCCGAGTAAGCGCGACAGCTCGACCTGCGGGTTCACGCCCACCCAGTCCGACATGATCGACATGGAGCGGATCTCGTGGGTGTGCGAGTCGATCGGTGCGGGGATGCCGGCCGCAGCGCACCGGATGTCCGACGCGGCGATGCCCGCGTCGTCGAGCAGGGCGCCGACGATCTCGACCGCGGCGTCGAGCGAGGCCTGGGCCTGGCCGTCGACGTCCAGGTGGGTCCACCGCTCGGCAATGACGTGTCCCTCGGCGTCCGCGACGGCCACGGCCACGTGGTTGTGGCCGAAGTCCATGGCGACGACGTGGCCTCGGGGCGTGCTCGGCACGAGCATGGCCGACGGGCGTCCGCGACCGGAGCCGCGCCCACCCGGGGGAATGAGGTCCTCCTCGATGACGCCTTCGTCGAGAAGCTCCTGGACCACGGCCGCCACGGCGCTGCGCGACAGGCCGGTCACCTGACCGAGGTCGGCCCTGGTGGGGGGCGGTCCCTGACGGATCAGCGCCGTCACCTGCTCCTTGGTGCGGTGCCGACGGCTCGACGCGGGCTGCTCGGACTCCATGACAGGACTCTAGGATCAGAAATAGGCCATTGACAAGAGTTATTCCCAACGATATTGTCCGATAAAACTTCATAAGTCGTAGGACCCGGGGCCGGCGCCACAGCGCCACGACTCCGGTTCAAGGTGACGATTTGAGAACGTGCGTAGACACTTCGCTCCAGCCTCTACAGGCCGTCACACCGCTCTGGCACACTCGGCAACCGACGCTGGCGTCGTGCTGGATCACCCCCACTCAAGCTGTGCAAAGGAGCACACATGACATCACCAGAGGGATCGGGCGCAGGTCGGCCCGACTACATCCTCGAGATGCGGGACATCACCAAGGAGTTCCCCGGGGTCAAGGCCCTGTCCAATGTCGACATGGCGGTGAGGCGTGGTGAGATCCACGCCATCTGCGGTGAGAACGGCGCCGGGAAGTCCACCCTCATGAAGGTCCTGTCCGGGGTGCACCCCACGGGGTCCTACACGGGCGAGATCCACTTCAACGGCAAGCTCGCCGAGTACTCCAACGTCCGCGACAGCGAGCGCGACGGGATCGTCATCATCCACCAGGAACTCGCGCTCATCCCCGAGCTGTCGATCGCCGAGAACATCTTCCTGGGCAACGAGCGCGCCTCCAAGGGCGGGGTCATCGACTGGTTCAAGACCCGGCAGATGGCTGCCGAGCTCATGGAGCGGGTGGGGCTGTCCGAGGACCCGCTCACCAAGACCAAGGACATCGGCGTCGGCAAGCAGCAGCTCGTCGAGATCGCCAAGGCGCTGTCCAAGGAGGTCAAGCTCCTCATCCTCGACGAGCCCACGGCCGCCCTGAACGAGGGCGACTCGCAGCACCTGCTGCAGATCATGGACGGGCTGCGTCAGCGCGGCATCACCTGCATCATGATCAGCCACAAGCTCAACGAGATCGAGCAGATCTCCGACGCCATCACGATCATCCGCGACGGCAGGACGATCGAGACCCTTCGCGTCGACGAGGGTGGTGTCGACGAGAACCGGATCATCCGAGGCATGGTCGGCCGTGACCTCGAGTCGCGCTTCCCCGAGCACACCCCGCAGATCGGCGAGGTGTTCTTCGAGGTCAAGAACTGGCGCGTCCAGCACCCGACCCGGGCCGACCGCCTCGTCTGCAAGGACAGCTCCTTCGTCGTCCGCCGCGGTGAGATCGTCGGGTTCGCCGGCCTCATGGGCGCCGGCCGCACCGAGCTGATGCGCAGCATCTTCGGTCGCTCGTACGGCACCGTGCTCGGCGGGACGATCACCAAGGACGGCAAGGACCTCGTCCTGCACCACGTCGCCGACGCCATCCACGAGGGCATCGCCTACGTCACCGAGGACCGCAAGACCCTCGGCGTCAACCTCCTCGACGACATCAAGACGACGACGGTCTCGGCCAACCTCAAGCGGATCACCCAGGGACTGGTGGTCAACTCCAGCGAGGAGTACCGCTACGCCGAGGAGTACCGCGTCAACCTGCGCACCAAGGCTCCCAACGTCGACGAGGGTGTCTCGAAGCTGTCCGGTGGCAACCAGCAGAAGGTCGTGCTCGCCAAGTGGCTGTTCACCGAGCCGGACCTGCTCATCCTCGACGAGCCGACCCGCGGCATCGACGTCGGGGCGAAGTACGAGATCTACGGGATCATCCAGCGGCTGGCCAGCGAGGGCAAGGGCGTCATCGTCGTGTCCTCCGAGCTGCCTGAGCTGCTCGGCCTCTCGGACCGGATCTACACCCTCTTCGAGGGCCAGATCACCGGTGTGCTCGACAAGGCGGAAGCCAACCAGGAATCCCTCATGAAGCTGATGACGAAGGCCCGGACGACCGCGTCCGTGGCCTCCTGACGACAGACAGGACCCCGCGAGACATGAATGTCATCAAGAAGATCGTTGGCGGAGACTCCCGCCAGCTGGGCATGATCTTTGCCCTGATCGCCCTCATCGCCTTCTTCCAGTGGCGCACCGGCGGCCTCACGCTCACCCCGGACAACGTCAACAACATCATCCAGGGCAACGCCTACGTGCTCGTCCTGGCCATCGGCATGGTGCTCGTCATCATCGCCGGCCACATCGACCTGTCGGTCGGGTCGATCGCCGCGTTCGTCGGCATCGTCGTCGCCCTGGCGATCACCGACTGGGGACTGCCCTGGCCCATGGCGGTCCTCCTCGGCATCGGCGTCGGTGCCCTGTGTGGCGCTTGGCAGGGCCTATGGGTCGCCTACGTCGGCATCCCCGCGTTCATCGTGACGCTGGCCGGCATGCTCATCT encodes the following:
- a CDS encoding ROK family transcriptional regulator — its product is MESEQPASSRRHRTKEQVTALIRQGPPPTRADLGQVTGLSRSAVAAVVQELLDEGVIEEDLIPPGGRGSGRGRPSAMLVPSTPRGHVVAMDFGHNHVAVAVADAEGHVIAERWTHLDVDGQAQASLDAAVEIVGALLDDAGIAASDIRCAAAGIPAPIDSHTHEIRSMSIMSDWVGVNPQVELSRLLGWRVVVANDADMGAQGELRYGAARGIRDLVYVKLGDGVGASLILQGLPYPGVDGLAGEVGHTQVSDQGDWCRCGNRGCLETVASSTFVHSLMADAGLTPHDDAFPLRDAAEHPAVARFVEESGRTVGRVLADLCNWLNPRGIIIGGELSTVGSPLAEGVRESIRRYTQPAIAQSVEVRIAELGRRSELLGCVAVACRELSYRPWGRPQVLTG
- the mmsA gene encoding multiple monosaccharide ABC transporter ATP-binding protein; the protein is MTSPEGSGAGRPDYILEMRDITKEFPGVKALSNVDMAVRRGEIHAICGENGAGKSTLMKVLSGVHPTGSYTGEIHFNGKLAEYSNVRDSERDGIVIIHQELALIPELSIAENIFLGNERASKGGVIDWFKTRQMAAELMERVGLSEDPLTKTKDIGVGKQQLVEIAKALSKEVKLLILDEPTAALNEGDSQHLLQIMDGLRQRGITCIMISHKLNEIEQISDAITIIRDGRTIETLRVDEGGVDENRIIRGMVGRDLESRFPEHTPQIGEVFFEVKNWRVQHPTRADRLVCKDSSFVVRRGEIVGFAGLMGAGRTELMRSIFGRSYGTVLGGTITKDGKDLVLHHVADAIHEGIAYVTEDRKTLGVNLLDDIKTTTVSANLKRITQGLVVNSSEEYRYAEEYRVNLRTKAPNVDEGVSKLSGGNQQKVVLAKWLFTEPDLLILDEPTRGIDVGAKYEIYGIIQRLASEGKGVIVVSSELPELLGLSDRIYTLFEGQITGVLDKAEANQESLMKLMTKARTTASVAS